CGGGGCCGCTGTCCGCCGTAGATACTGGGCGAGCTGTTGTTTCATTGCCACGTCCTTTTTTCCCTCTTTCACGGCCGAAGCCGCAATATTCGGGAAAAAGCACGGTATGAACGCAACTGTAAATTGCTCCGGCATGCTGCACCTGCAACAAATAAATTCTGTTACCGAAATGCAACATTACGAAATCGGCGTGCAACGGCCCTGTAGGCGCCCTTAGCGGGTGCAATATTCAGGTCAGTCGGCTGCCGGCATCGGCCCCGCGACAAGCAGCGGATCGATCCGCGCGTCGCGCCATTTGAGGCTCCAATGGAGATGCGGCCCGGTCGCGCGGCCCGTGCGGCCTACCGTGCCGACCGGCTGTCCGCGCCGGACCTGCTGCCCCGGCTTCACGTCGATTCGAGTCAAATGCATGAAGGCGGTGTTGAGCCCCATGCCGTGATCGATCATCAGCAGATTGCCTTCGAGCGTGAACGGTCTTGCAGCTGCGAGCACGACGACGCCGTCGGCCGGCGCCAGCACCACCGTCCCGGTCGGGCGCGCGATGTCGATGCCCGAATGATAGGATCCCGGCTCGCCGCGATAGATGCGCTGCGATCCGAACAGCGTCGAAATACGCCCGGTAACCGGCCAGAGGAAAGTCTGGCGCCATCCCTGCGCGTCGCTTTGCATCGCCCGTGCGGCGTTGATCTGGGCAAGTTCGGCGGGACGGGCGCGCTCGAATTCAGGGCGCGGCACCGGATATTTGGGCAGCGTGTTGAGCCGGGAAATGTCCCAGGCACGCGGCGCGATCGACAGCGTCTGGCGAACTTCAGTGCCATTGGCGAACCGCGCGACGAGGAGCGTGGTCGGACCGGCATCGCGATCGAACGCGATCAGGAACCGGCGATCGGGCGCCAGCTGGACCGGCGCACCGCCGAGGCTGAGCAAAGTCGTCCCGCGCGGCGCGGTGCCCATCGCGAAGCCGCCCTGGACCAATTGCCCGATAAGGCCGAAGCGATCCTGCTGTTGAAGGGCGGGCGCAGCCGGCCGCGCCTGGTGGCCTTGCGCCGAGCCGACGAGCGATGCCGTCACCAGTACGACGGTAGCGAGGCCCCGAGTTCTCATTTGCCGTGTAGCGCCTTGGCCGCCTGCTCGGCGCTGGCATAGGGCTCCTGCCGCTCGGCGCTCCAATAGCGCAGCATTTCGAGCGGGATCTGCTCGCCGCTGACGGCGCAGGCGACGTGATCGCCGGCGGCGAGCACGCGGAAGCTGTTGGCCATGTAGTGGAGCTTGGCGGCGCGGGCGGTGTTGGAAGTCAGCATGGCATTCTCGGTCCGGTTGCTGGTTT
This genomic stretch from Sphingomonas sp. LM7 harbors:
- a CDS encoding DUF2093 domain-containing protein, which codes for MLTSNTARAAKLHYMANSFRVLAAGDHVACAVSGEQIPLEMLRYWSAERQEPYASAEQAAKALHGK
- a CDS encoding M23 family metallopeptidase yields the protein MRTRGLATVVLVTASLVGSAQGHQARPAAPALQQQDRFGLIGQLVQGGFAMGTAPRGTTLLSLGGAPVQLAPDRRFLIAFDRDAGPTTLLVARFANGTEVRQTLSIAPRAWDISRLNTLPKYPVPRPEFERARPAELAQINAARAMQSDAQGWRQTFLWPVTGRISTLFGSQRIYRGEPGSYHSGIDIARPTGTVVLAPADGVVVLAAARPFTLEGNLLMIDHGMGLNTAFMHLTRIDVKPGQQVRRGQPVGTVGRTGRATGPHLHWSLKWRDARIDPLLVAGPMPAAD